The Setaria viridis chromosome 9, Setaria_viridis_v4.0, whole genome shotgun sequence sequence CAACGTGCCCTTTATTCTTCTCATGTTTTCCCCTCACGTGAAGGATGAATCATCCATTTTGTCTTGTTGGTCACTTGTCCAAGGTGAAGATCAGACTATACTCACGTCGTTGCTATGCCTATTATTAGGTCGCCTAAGAAATATACATGCCTAACTAATTGGACCAAAAGGGCCAGCCGGCCTAAACCGCCAAGAGGTCCACCCGTCAGTCAAGGCAAAACCGCAATAGTAAAATCAGCGCAACAGCCAACATTGGTGACCACACGTCCACACAGACCCCAACAGTCACATTCTCCAAACCTGCCCGCCGACGTGTGGATCTCGTGGGTGACGTGGATAGCACCGTTCACCGGCCCCTGGTTTATATGCTCCTTTTTTTGGCTCGCGTCTTTTCCGGCACCAATTTTCCATTCTACTTTTTTTTCTCGTGGAAAATTGTTTTTAACCATTTCGACGGTTGGGTCTATAAAATCCAATGCTCTCCATCTCCTCTAGCAGCCGCCAACGCCGGGGCCAGGAAGAATCATCAATTCCATTCCTCTCCATCTCCCCTAGCAGCCGCCAAATCGACGAGAAGCAGCCGAGACCATACGACCTCCGCGCCTCAGATTCCACGCCCTACGAGTCATCGCAATGGTGAGcatccgccggcggcgaccctgTCGGCAGATGTGTGGCCGCTatggggccgccgccggcttggTTTGTTTGTTGGTTTGTTTATTAAGGTTTTCCTGATGAGATTGATGTTCTTTTGGTGCAGGCGAAGAAGCAGCGTAGGGAGGCGAGCGCGAGGCGGCGCCGGGACCGCCACCACGACCGGTGGCTGCCACGGGACGAACGCTGCGTCTCCTGCACCACGTTCAACATTCTCGCGCCGATCTACAAACGCATGGACTCTGAGGTGGGTTGGATCTTTCTCTGGTCTCCACGTTGGCGGGGAATCTGTTTTGTTTTGGCATGATGACAAATTGTGGCTTGGGGTTCGGTGTTGGTTGGCATTGGGAGCAGAATTGCAGGGAGAGCCAGTACAGGGCCTACTGGTTCAGCCGCAACGAGAAGATCATTGACCGTCTTCTTGCTGATAGCTCGTCCATCATCTGTCTTCAGGTGAGCTGAACTTACCGATTCTTTGGTTCTCCGGTCTCATGAATGTATGCCATCAACATACATGTATCTGATTGTGCTGACTTCCTCTCAGGAGGTTTGGTTGGGAAACGATGAGCTGGTGGACATGTACCAGAAGCGGCTGGGTGACGCCAATTACACGCTCTTTAAGCTTGCACGCACCAACAATCGTGGAGATGGTGAGCCCTGACCCTGATTACTCATTTCAGCTTGAGCTGTGATGGATGAGGGGAAAAATCCTGTTCTGTGTTGTGGTTCCCAACGTTTTTCCTGCTCCATCCAAATTGTTGTTTTTAAGGCTCATATAAATAGAAACAATTCCCCTTTATCTATTGACATAGAAAATCCTTACCATAGGCTACGTCAGGTGTGGGTTCTCTGGGTTTGCCATTGTGCCTGTCCTTTTCAGTTCGTGGTATTCATGTGGGCGTTGGCAGTCACTTACTCTTTTGTGTggaatgctgctgctgctgatgtcTGAAATGATTATCATTGTAATGACACATAATTTCCCTTCCCATTGTTCAAATGCTACATGTGAGGTTGTAGATAATCCCTTTGCAATATGTCTATGATGTTCACATCTGTGATGGTTATCAATTAGTGTGGATGTATGCTATTTTCTTTAATCTTCTGAAAAAGTGCTTGGACAGATGTGAATTGGTAGGTGTCCAATGCTTTCTGATGTAGTGCTTACCCCTGAAGATGCATCTCTATCCAGGTCTACTTACTGCTGTACATAGCAGCTACTTCAATGTTTTGAATTATCGGGAGCTTCTCTTCAATGACTTTGGTGATCGAGTGGCTCAACTGTTGCATGTTGAGTCAGCGATGCCCGTCTTGCAAAACCGAAGCACCAGATGTGTCCAGCAGCAGAGCCTCATTGTCAACACCCATTTATTATTCCCTCATGACCACAGCCTTTCAGTAGTCCGCCTGAGACAGGTAGAAACAGTACATTTTCTACATCTTACCATTATTTTTGCAATGTTTTTTTAGGATTCCTAAAAAATTATTGATGTAACTGACAGGTATATAAGATCCTTCAGTATATAGAGGCTTACCAGGAAGAGAATAAACTTGGTCCAATGCCAATCATTCTATGCGGGTCTGTATGCAGTGCGCACAGTTATTTATGCTTTCTTTGTGAATTCTATATATAGTCATGATGCTAATATTCAATCAGGACATCTGTCACAGGGATTGGAACGGAAGTAAACGTGGCCAAGTTTACAAGTTCCTTCGTTCGCAGGGGTTTGTTTCATCATATGACACTGCTCATCAATACAGTGACGGCGAAGAAGATGCGCACAAGGTAACAAGAGGACTATCTTTTGCTATATTAATTGTTCAACCTAGCAGTACTATGAATGTATTTCAATGATTGAATTTATTACTAACTTTTTATACATGTTAAGCATAGTGGGTGAGTCATCGTAACCATCGAGGCAACATCTGTGGAGTTGATTTCATTTGGCTTCTCAATCCGGATAAGTGCAGGAAGCCCCTGAAAACCAGCTGGAATGAAGCTGTCTTTGGTATCATCAAGGTAAGCAACATGATGAACATTATATCACTGAGAATATgcatattattaaaaaatagAAGTTGACTTTGTAGAACATGCAAAACTGTTAACAACAGATCTAGTTCTTCTGGCCTCATATTTTTAATCGTCGCCAAGATCTAAGTAGTTTTTATATTGTGTTAATTTCAGTACCTCCTTCTCCAAGTTGCATTTCTTTCCGAGGAGAATGCATTTGCGCTCCTCAAGGCAGACAGCCCTGATGATCACATCACATATTCAAGTTTCTACCAGGCACTCTCTCAGGTAGTGGCAACATCTCATCCTTGGTGTGCATATTGTTGACAGCACTGGTGCTGATGTTAAATTAAATGCAGTTAGGAATGGTCCATGCTGATCGCCTAAATTCAGAAGAAATTGAAGATCTATGGGGTGAAGCTGACCGTGATGGAGATGGTGTTATTGACTACAAAGAGTTTCAGGTAATTCCTTATGTGATTGTTTGAGACTCATGTTGAATCTTCATGTAGTACTTTCTAATCTAGTtatctaaaaaagaaaaccaaaagaaaaaaaaagaatgaaagagAAGAGTTAAGATGGCCAATAATAGGTTTGCAGGCGGGGCGGGTTGTAGACAGCTACATGCCCATTAAGCTTGTCGCAAACTAATTAAGCCAGTTAGTGGCCATCCGCAGTCGCAAATATGCAGCTCGCTATGATCTAGTGGACTTTGTAGCAGATATAGAAAACCCACAAGGCCCACAAAGTACACGTAGCTAGCTAGCATGCAGGGCAGCCTGCTCGCCGCTACTATGTATTCACTTCTCTACTTAATACAAACATCTGGTGTGTACTACTAATCAATGTCTCCGACATATCGCATAGAaccatactccctccatcccagaatatagctacgtttagactTTTTCAAAGTAGAATATTTTCAACTTTGACTACGAATAGTGAAATAATCATAGAAACtaaaaacataaaaataatattagtacatttatcatgaaaccaactattataatatgtaaccttttctatttgaaataaattatttttagaggtattgttggtcaaagttaaaaagatttGACCTTTGAAAAagctaaacgtagctatattttgggtgggacggagggagtacaacaaTAGCCAACTTTAGGTGCTGAAATTTTAACATAATCCATAAAGGCATTAAAAGAATAGCCACATCAATCAAACAATTCTGGACAGATTTGCATAGATGAACAAGAACTTGCAGCTATTTTCAGTACATTTCAGCAGGTATTCTTTCTGAATAATTGATAGCAAATAATCTTGCTCGTCCAAGCACCAACTTCCTTGAATTCTTGaaatttcaaaaacaaaaaaaactcgCAAATTAGCCTGAAAATATACATGTTGTTCAGTACCAATGTAACACATTCAATGGCTGTGATTGGTGGAATCCTGAAGAAACTAAAGTACATGAGGGTACTCATAGAACTGAACAATCACATAGTGCAAAAAGAAGTGCATTTGCTGTGATAGGTGGAATCCTGAAGAAACTAAAGTACATTATGCAGGCAGCAGTTTTCTCCTTTAGTGTTAGCAAGTAGCAATAATCACCATTTGAAGGAAGAAATTTAAAAGATTGTATATAGCAAGATTGTTCATGATCTGCATCAAAGATCATGCATATTCACACTCTTTCCtttggcaaaagcaaaagcattACTGGCTTTGATTCTCAAAAGAAGTAAATGACTCTGTTCTTACAAGGAATATTGTGAGCACACTTCATACTGCAAGAACCTGAGCTGTTCACTATACACGATGCACACTGTACAATATTAATTGCTACCCAGAAACAACATCAGATGTCCCTACTGCTGAGCAGGAAAAGATTGAGTGAAAAATGGAAACAAGGCATGCACTAACTTGCACATATGAGGACAGTTGATTGGAAAATTTAGTTGTACTGAATTTTTTTCTC is a genomic window containing:
- the LOC117838325 gene encoding uncharacterized calcium-binding protein At1g02270 isoform X5, which codes for MAKKQRREASARRRRDRHHDRWLPRDERCVSCTTFNILAPIYKRMDSENCRESQYRAYWFSRNEKIIDRLLADSSSIICLQEVWLGNDELVDMYQKRLGDANYTLFKLARTNNRGDGLLTAVHSSYFNVLNYRELLFNDFGDRVAQLLHVESAMPVLQNRSTRCVQQQSLIVNTHLLFPHDHSLSVVRLRQVYKILQYIEAYQEENKLGPMPIILCGDWNGSKRGQVYKFLRSQGFVSSYDTAHQYSDGEEDAHKWVSHRNHRGNICGVDFIWLLNPDKCRKPLKTSWNEAVFGIIKYLLLQVAFLSEENAFALLKADSPDDHITYSSFYQALSQLGMVHADRLNSEEIEDLWGEADRDGDGVIDYKEFQETNETLWDSAVLC
- the LOC117838325 gene encoding uncharacterized calcium-binding protein At1g02270 isoform X3, translating into MAKKQRREASARRRRDRHHDRWLPRDERCVSCTTFNILAPIYKRMDSENCRESQYRAYWFSRNEKIIDRLLADSSSIICLQEVWLGNDELVDMYQKRLGDANYTLFKLARTNNRGDGLLTAVHSSYFNVLNYRELLFNDFGDRVAQLLHVESAMPVLQNRSTRCVQQQSLIVNTHLLFPHDHSLSVVRLRQVYKILQYIEAYQEENKLGPMPIILCGDWNGSKRGQVYKFLRSQGFVSSYDTAHQYSDGEEDAHKWVSHRNHRGNICGVDFIWLLNPDKCRKPLKTSWNEAVFGIIKYLLLQVAFLSEENAFALLKADSPDDHITYSSFYQALSQLGMVHADRLNSEEIEDLWGEADRDGDGVIDYKEFQDGGRASPRLHLGIAAVHCGSGCFKHQHIGLQPSVAKQTGNAAWSVGLKEKGW
- the LOC117838325 gene encoding uncharacterized calcium-binding protein At1g02270 isoform X4, with the protein product MAKKQRREASARRRRDRHHDRWLPRDERCVSCTTFNILAPIYKRMDSENCRESQYRAYWFSRNEKIIDRLLADSSSIICLQEVWLGNDELVDMYQKRLGDANYTLFKLARTNNRGDGLLTAVHSSYFNVLNYRELLFNDFGDRVAQLLHVESAMPVLQNRSTRCVQQQSLIVNTHLLFPHDHSLSVVRLRQVYKILQYIEAYQEENKLGPMPIILCGDWNGSKRGQVYKFLRSQGFVSSYDTAHQYSDGEEDAHKWVSHRNHRGNICGVDFIWLLNPDKCRKPLKTSWNEAVFGIIKYLLLQVAFLSEENAFALLKADSPDDHITYSSFYQALSQLGMVHADRLNSEEIEDLWGEADRDGDGVIDYKEFQLTLNLQVQRESMALH
- the LOC117838325 gene encoding uncharacterized calcium-binding protein At1g02270 isoform X2 is translated as MAKKQRREASARRRRDRHHDRWLPRDERCVSCTTFNILAPIYKRMDSENCRESQYRAYWFSRNEKIIDRLLADSSSIICLQEVWLGNDELVDMYQKRLGDANYTLFKLARTNNRGDGLLTAVHSSYFNVLNYRELLFNDFGDRVAQLLHVESAMPVLQNRSTRCVQQQSLIVNTHLLFPHDHSLSVVRLRQVYKILQYIEAYQEENKLGPMPIILCGDWNGSKRGQVYKFLRSQGFVSSYDTAHQYSDGEEDAHKWVSHRNHRGNICGVDFIWLLNPDKCRKPLKTSWNEAVFGIIKYLLLQVAFLSEENAFALLKADSPDDHITYSSFYQALSQLGMVHADRLNSEEIEDLWGEADRDGDGVIDYKEFQCIWSPNCCSQEEDDTEIDITDERIDTFEANDGAFGFTVKEAVLFPPEVERGMWPENYSLSDHAPLTVVFSPVRMPCSPRTPGTL
- the LOC117838325 gene encoding uncharacterized calcium-binding protein At1g02270 isoform X1, whose amino-acid sequence is MAKKQRREASARRRRDRHHDRWLPRDERCVSCTTFNILAPIYKRMDSENCRESQYRAYWFSRNEKIIDRLLADSSSIICLQEVWLGNDELVDMYQKRLGDANYTLFKLARTNNRGDGLLTAVHSSYFNVLNYRELLFNDFGDRVAQLLHVESAMPVLQNRSTRCVQQQSLIVNTHLLFPHDHSLSVVRLRQVYKILQYIEAYQEENKLGPMPIILCGDWNGSKRGQVYKFLRSQGFVSSYDTAHQYSDGEEDAHKWVSHRNHRGNICGVDFIWLLNPDKCRKPLKTSWNEAVFGIIKYLLLQVAFLSEENAFALLKADSPDDHITYSSFYQALSQLGMVHADRLNSEEIEDLWGEADRDGDGVIDYKEFQQCIWSPNCCSQEEDDTEIDITDERIDTFEANDGAFGFTVKEAVLFPPEVERGMWPENYSLSDHAPLTVVFSPVRMPCSPRTPGTL